The Streptomyces sp. NBC_01197 genome window below encodes:
- a CDS encoding phosphotransacetylase yields the protein MLIDPTAPARPPAGPAGAAVQHLLDTWAQRLRPAARRPRVALAEGTDPRAIWAAVHLAEQHAVTPVLVGDPARIHACAAELGLKLPDDPDRLDLLDPAALAADDRCAGTLADALSARRGLNLDGRRALAADPLYLTATALRLGQIDACVAGSNRPTADVLRAGLHVVGLAPGIRTLSSSFLMVMPDGRLLGYGDCAVVVDPTSRELADIALATAATYRALTGEPPRVALLSFSTKGSASHPQVDRVREALSLVRATAPGLAVDGELQYDAAAVPAIGRSKAPASELAGQANTFVFPGLAAGNIGYKIAQWAGGAAAVGPLLQGLAAPLHDLSRGCTGSDIAALALAAALQADSVRRTQAPEEAPCP from the coding sequence ATGCTCATCGACCCGACCGCCCCGGCGCGGCCCCCCGCGGGACCGGCCGGAGCCGCCGTGCAGCACCTGCTCGACACCTGGGCCCAGCGACTGCGGCCCGCCGCCCGGCGGCCCCGCGTCGCCCTGGCAGAGGGGACCGACCCACGGGCGATCTGGGCCGCGGTCCACCTCGCCGAACAGCACGCCGTCACCCCGGTCCTGGTCGGCGACCCGGCGCGTATCCACGCGTGTGCGGCCGAACTCGGTCTGAAACTGCCCGACGACCCCGACCGGCTCGACCTGCTCGACCCGGCGGCGCTGGCCGCTGACGACCGCTGCGCCGGAACCCTCGCGGACGCCCTGTCCGCCCGGCGCGGTCTCAACCTCGACGGACGGCGCGCCCTGGCCGCCGACCCCCTCTACCTCACCGCGACGGCGCTGCGCCTGGGGCAGATCGACGCGTGTGTGGCCGGCAGCAACCGCCCCACCGCCGACGTCCTGCGGGCCGGACTGCACGTCGTCGGCCTCGCACCCGGCATCCGTACCCTCTCCAGCAGCTTTCTCATGGTGATGCCCGACGGCCGCCTCCTCGGGTACGGCGACTGCGCGGTGGTCGTCGACCCGACCAGCAGGGAACTCGCCGACATCGCACTCGCCACCGCCGCCACCTACCGGGCCCTCACCGGCGAGCCGCCCCGGGTGGCGCTGCTGTCCTTCAGTACCAAGGGCAGCGCCTCCCACCCGCAGGTGGACCGGGTGCGCGAGGCGCTGAGCCTGGTCCGTGCCACCGCGCCCGGCCTCGCCGTCGACGGCGAGCTGCAGTACGACGCGGCCGCCGTCCCGGCGATCGGCCGGTCCAAGGCGCCCGCGTCCGAGCTCGCGGGCCAGGCGAACACCTTTGTCTTCCCCGGCCTCGCCGCGGGCAACATCGGCTACAAGATCGCCCAGTGGGCCGGTGGCGCCGCCGCGGTCGGACCCCTGCTCCAGGGTCTTGCCGCGCCTCTGCACGACCTCTCGCGCGGCTGCACCGGATCGGACATCGCGGCCCTCGCCCTGGCAGCAGCCCTGCAGGCGGACAGCGTCCGCCGCACTCAAGCACCGGAGGAAGCACCGTGCCCCTGA
- a CDS encoding SAM-dependent methyltransferase codes for MGEQNGRVDVQGNRPNSARVYDCILGGKDHYEVDRVAAEASLRAWPGLRTSMLANRATMRRMAHWLATEAGIRQFLDIGTGIPTEPNLHQVVQRQAPDARIVYVDNDPIVLAHADALMRSTPEGRTAYIQADMTAPGTLLADPALRETLDLDRPVGLTVIAMLQFVKDAQGLIETLMGALAPGSYLALTLATGDLAPESGALAREYTERGIPMYLRTRTEVEALFTGLDLAEPGVVPMTSWRPADGVVPPENGTNMYAGVARKP; via the coding sequence ATGGGCGAGCAGAACGGCCGAGTGGACGTACAGGGCAACCGGCCGAACTCGGCGCGGGTGTACGACTGCATCCTGGGCGGCAAGGACCACTACGAAGTGGACCGGGTGGCTGCCGAGGCGTCGCTCCGCGCCTGGCCCGGGCTGCGCACGAGCATGCTGGCGAACCGGGCGACCATGCGGCGGATGGCCCACTGGCTGGCCACGGAGGCCGGAATACGCCAGTTCCTGGACATCGGTACGGGAATCCCGACGGAACCCAATCTGCACCAGGTCGTCCAGCGGCAGGCCCCGGATGCGCGGATCGTCTACGTGGACAACGACCCGATCGTCCTCGCCCACGCCGACGCGCTGATGCGCAGCACTCCGGAGGGGCGGACCGCCTACATTCAGGCGGACATGACAGCCCCGGGCACACTCCTCGCCGACCCCGCCCTGCGCGAGACGCTCGATCTGGACCGGCCGGTGGGCCTGACGGTGATCGCCATGCTGCAGTTCGTGAAGGACGCGCAAGGTCTCATCGAGACACTGATGGGAGCGCTGGCACCGGGCAGCTATCTGGCGCTCACCCTCGCCACCGGCGACCTCGCCCCCGAGTCCGGGGCGCTGGCGCGCGAGTACACCGAGCGGGGCATCCCCATGTACCTGCGCACCCGGACCGAGGTGGAGGCCCTGTTCACCGGGCTCGACCTGGCCGAACCCGGCGTGGTGCCGATGACCTCCTGGCGGCCCGCCGACGGTGTGGTCCCACCGGAGAACGGGACGAACATGTACGCGGGAGTGGCCCGCAAGCCCTGA
- a CDS encoding pyridoxal-phosphate dependent enzyme, whose protein sequence is MTNALPVTLDDVRDAAAQIKGVAHRTPVLRSRTLDRLVGAEVLLKCENFQRIGAFKFRGAYNAASRLSPGQVAKGIAAYSSGNHAQAVALAAKELGTTAVILMPEDTPQSKLDATAGYGAEIVTYDRYTGDRVAIGEALAADRGLALIPPYEHPHIIAGQGTAALELIEDAGELDALVVPVGGGGLMAGSATVAKGLRGDRIQVIGVEPEAGDDTKRSLEAGRRVSIPVPRTIADGQAADIPGELTFSVNRRLVDGIDLVTDDEIREAMRFAFERLKIVIEPSGATGLAALLAGRVDRLPQRVGVIISGGNIGARRFAEICGS, encoded by the coding sequence ATGACGAACGCACTGCCCGTCACCCTCGACGACGTCCGCGACGCCGCCGCGCAGATCAAGGGCGTGGCCCACCGCACCCCCGTGCTGCGCTCACGCACCCTGGACCGGCTCGTCGGCGCGGAGGTACTCCTCAAGTGCGAGAACTTCCAGCGGATCGGGGCCTTCAAGTTCCGGGGCGCCTACAACGCGGCCTCCCGGCTGTCGCCCGGGCAGGTGGCCAAGGGCATCGCCGCGTACTCCTCGGGCAACCACGCGCAGGCCGTCGCCCTCGCGGCGAAGGAACTGGGCACCACCGCGGTGATCCTGATGCCGGAGGACACCCCGCAGTCGAAGCTGGACGCCACCGCCGGCTACGGCGCGGAGATCGTCACCTACGACCGCTACACCGGCGACCGCGTCGCCATCGGTGAGGCACTGGCCGCCGACCGCGGCCTCGCGCTCATCCCCCCGTACGAGCACCCGCACATCATCGCCGGGCAGGGCACCGCCGCGCTCGAACTGATCGAGGACGCGGGCGAGCTCGACGCCCTGGTGGTACCGGTCGGCGGCGGCGGACTCATGGCGGGCAGCGCGACCGTGGCCAAGGGACTGCGGGGAGACCGTATCCAGGTGATCGGCGTCGAACCGGAGGCAGGGGACGACACGAAGCGGTCCCTGGAGGCGGGCAGGCGGGTGTCCATCCCGGTACCGCGGACCATCGCCGACGGCCAGGCGGCCGACATCCCCGGCGAGTTGACCTTCTCGGTCAACCGGCGGCTGGTCGACGGCATCGACCTGGTGACCGATGACGAGATCCGCGAGGCCATGCGGTTCGCGTTCGAACGTCTGAAGATCGTCATCGAGCCCAGTGGCGCCACCGGACTGGCCGCCCTGCTGGCGGGCCGCGTCGACCGGCTCCCGCAGCGGGTCGGCGTGATCATCTCGGGCGGCAACATCGGCGCCCGCCGGTTCGCCGAAATCTGTGGGAGCTGA
- a CDS encoding YeiH family protein, translating to MTTSTERTHSPSPGRRPAEPSPGGASAPGPVRRNTPGLALAVVGLGLAEGVHALAPAVPMLTAAVVLGVVAAHVPGVHSFVRGQGKAGLTTAGKRLMRAGIVLLGLKLSIGDVLGLGWATVTMVLCVVLATFFGTWWLGRKMGLPGDQPLFIATGYSICGASAISAVSGALGKDEDDEQLAADVATSVALVTLCGTLAIAVLPLLHHPLGLNDLQFGRWVGAGVHDVGQVVATAQTAGPTALGEAVMVKLIRVAMLAPLVAGVAMAHRRRRAHDAAGGKEALGTRRPAIVPLFVIGFLAMTALRSTGVLPTGVLDAADTAQQLLLAMALFGLGSAVHLPSLARSGARTAALGLASWVVVAGVSYAGVLLTT from the coding sequence ATGACAACGAGTACGGAACGCACCCACTCACCGTCCCCCGGTCGCCGGCCCGCGGAGCCGTCTCCCGGCGGCGCGTCCGCACCGGGTCCGGTGCGCCGCAACACGCCCGGCCTCGCGCTCGCCGTCGTCGGACTCGGCCTCGCCGAGGGGGTGCACGCGCTGGCCCCCGCCGTGCCGATGCTGACGGCGGCCGTCGTGCTCGGCGTCGTGGCGGCGCATGTCCCCGGGGTGCATTCGTTCGTACGGGGCCAGGGCAAGGCGGGGCTCACGACGGCCGGCAAGCGGCTGATGCGGGCCGGCATCGTGCTGCTCGGACTCAAGCTCAGCATCGGTGATGTCCTGGGCCTCGGCTGGGCGACGGTGACCATGGTGCTCTGCGTGGTCCTCGCGACCTTCTTCGGGACCTGGTGGCTCGGCCGGAAGATGGGCCTGCCCGGCGACCAGCCGCTGTTCATCGCCACCGGCTACTCGATCTGCGGCGCATCCGCCATCAGCGCCGTCAGCGGTGCGCTCGGCAAGGACGAGGACGACGAGCAGCTCGCGGCCGACGTGGCCACCTCGGTCGCCCTGGTCACCCTGTGCGGGACCCTCGCCATCGCGGTCCTTCCGCTGCTGCACCACCCGCTCGGCCTGAACGATCTCCAGTTCGGCCGCTGGGTCGGCGCCGGCGTCCACGACGTCGGCCAGGTCGTGGCCACCGCGCAGACCGCGGGCCCGACGGCGCTCGGCGAGGCCGTGATGGTCAAGCTGATCCGGGTGGCGATGCTCGCACCGCTGGTCGCCGGGGTCGCGATGGCCCACCGGCGGCGCCGCGCCCATGACGCTGCCGGCGGCAAGGAGGCGCTGGGCACCCGCCGCCCGGCCATCGTGCCGCTGTTCGTGATCGGCTTCCTGGCGATGACGGCCCTGCGCAGCACGGGCGTACTGCCCACCGGAGTGCTCGACGCCGCCGACACCGCGCAGCAGCTGCTGCTGGCCATGGCGCTCTTCGGCCTCGGCAGCGCCGTCCATCTGCCGTCGCTCGCCCGGTCCGGAGCCAGGACGGCCGCCCTCGGTCTCGCCTCCTGGGTGGTCGTCGCGGGAGTGAGCTACGCGGGCGTGCTGCTCACCACCTGA
- a CDS encoding FadR/GntR family transcriptional regulator — protein sequence MVRSTASEDVQAGIRRLILDRGLAPGSPLPTEAELTGLFGVGRVTVREALKALQALRVVEIRRGYGTFVGSLSLAPLVEGLAFRAAVRHRNGEASLYELMRVREALEAGLIDSVAASVPDEDLAVLWGIVADMESVAARGRIARSTDRAFHLVLYRSLGNHLLSEVLDAFWAALDQVRDDVGDGHQDPAATVAQHREIVDAIAAGDSTRACAAMRTHFDGIRERLAPRTAG from the coding sequence GTGGTCCGCAGTACGGCGTCCGAGGACGTGCAGGCCGGTATTCGCCGGCTGATCCTGGACCGCGGCCTCGCACCCGGCAGCCCGCTGCCCACCGAGGCCGAGCTGACCGGGCTCTTCGGGGTCGGCCGGGTCACGGTGCGGGAAGCCCTCAAGGCGCTGCAGGCCCTGCGGGTCGTGGAGATCCGCCGCGGTTACGGCACCTTCGTGGGCTCGCTCTCACTGGCCCCGCTGGTCGAGGGCCTCGCCTTCCGTGCCGCGGTACGCCACCGCAACGGCGAGGCGAGCCTGTACGAACTCATGCGGGTGCGCGAGGCGCTGGAGGCCGGGCTGATCGACAGCGTCGCGGCGTCGGTGCCCGACGAGGATCTCGCGGTGCTGTGGGGAATCGTGGCGGACATGGAGAGCGTGGCCGCGCGGGGGCGTATCGCCCGGAGCACGGACCGCGCCTTCCATCTGGTGCTGTACCGGTCCCTCGGCAACCATCTGCTCAGTGAAGTGCTCGACGCCTTCTGGGCCGCCCTCGACCAGGTGCGCGACGACGTCGGCGACGGACACCAGGACCCCGCTGCGACGGTCGCCCAGCACCGGGAGATCGTCGACGCCATCGCGGCGGGCGACTCCACGCGGGCCTGCGCCGCGATGCGTACCCACTTCGACGGCATCAGGGAGCGGCTCGCGCCCCGCACGGCGGGATGA
- a CDS encoding LysR family transcriptional regulator, whose amino-acid sequence MSERGETQDSGQRPLPDLQSLQLLVTVAETGSLGRAAARMLISQPSASARMRTLERHLGLQLLDRSTAGSRLTPAGAVVTDWARAVLEQAAALVEGAAALRSRQDSRLHVAASLTIAEELMPGWLVTLRDSAPDDAHVGLTVTNSWGVVEALRRGGCDLGFVEGPRIPDDLHRSAVGRDRLAVVVTPGHPWTHRRSPLTGRELADTPLLLREAGSGTRETLERALRPYDGIAVPVLELGSTAPLRSAAARGLAPAVLSALAVREDVASGRLVEVEVDPSVRLHRVLHAVWPKGRELPEPALHLLRVAKHR is encoded by the coding sequence GTGAGCGAGCGCGGCGAGACCCAGGACAGCGGGCAGCGGCCGCTGCCCGATCTGCAGTCGCTGCAGCTGCTGGTCACCGTGGCGGAGACCGGCAGCCTGGGCAGGGCCGCGGCCCGGATGCTCATCAGCCAGCCGTCGGCCAGTGCGCGGATGCGCACGCTGGAGCGCCACCTCGGGCTCCAGCTCCTGGACCGCTCCACCGCGGGCTCCCGGCTCACCCCGGCCGGTGCGGTGGTGACCGACTGGGCCCGTGCGGTGCTCGAACAGGCCGCGGCCCTGGTCGAGGGCGCCGCGGCGCTGCGTTCCCGGCAGGACAGCAGGCTGCATGTCGCCGCCAGCCTGACCATCGCGGAGGAGCTGATGCCCGGCTGGCTCGTCACTCTGCGGGACAGCGCGCCGGACGACGCCCATGTCGGGCTGACGGTGACCAACAGCTGGGGTGTCGTCGAGGCGCTGCGCCGCGGGGGCTGCGACCTGGGTTTCGTCGAGGGCCCCCGGATCCCCGACGATCTGCACCGCTCTGCGGTGGGACGCGACCGGCTGGCCGTCGTGGTGACACCGGGCCATCCATGGACACACCGGCGCAGCCCTCTGACGGGGCGCGAGCTGGCCGACACCCCGCTGCTGCTGCGGGAGGCGGGCTCCGGCACCCGCGAGACGCTGGAGCGGGCGCTGCGCCCGTACGACGGGATCGCCGTCCCGGTCCTGGAGCTCGGATCCACCGCCCCGCTGCGCAGTGCGGCGGCGCGTGGTCTGGCCCCCGCGGTGCTCTCCGCACTGGCCGTACGCGAGGACGTGGCCTCGGGTCGCCTGGTCGAGGTCGAGGTCGACCCCTCCGTCCGGCTGCACCGCGTCCTGCACGCGGTCTGGCCCAAGGGCCGCGAACTGCCGGAGCCGGCGCTCCACCTGCTCCGGGTGGCCAAGCACCGGTAG
- a CDS encoding phosphonatase-like hydrolase, producing MTSPTAAPRHAARTDHRARSRDGARDGICLAVLDMAGTTVTDAGAVEDAFVQALCQLDVPEGGAAHTRMMEHVRATMGESKISVFRHLFGDQDAAERANDVFERAYAELVAAGRCKPIPGARETIEALRASGVAVVLNTGFSPRTRDSLLASLGWQDLADEVLSPADAGRGRPYPDMVLTALLRTGTPSVHHTVVVGDTPYDIEAGLRAGAGLVVAVLTGAHTEPQLRAAGAHYVIDSVRRLPDILRGS from the coding sequence CTGACATCCCCGACCGCCGCGCCCCGCCACGCTGCCCGGACTGATCACCGCGCCCGGTCCCGCGACGGGGCCCGTGACGGGATCTGTCTCGCCGTCCTCGACATGGCCGGCACCACGGTCACCGACGCGGGCGCCGTGGAGGACGCCTTCGTCCAGGCCCTGTGCCAGCTGGACGTACCCGAGGGCGGCGCGGCCCACACCCGCATGATGGAGCACGTCCGCGCCACCATGGGCGAGTCCAAGATCTCCGTGTTCCGCCATCTCTTCGGTGACCAGGACGCGGCGGAGCGGGCCAACGACGTCTTCGAGCGCGCCTACGCCGAGCTCGTCGCCGCCGGCCGCTGCAAACCGATCCCGGGCGCGCGCGAGACGATCGAGGCCCTCCGTGCATCCGGCGTCGCCGTCGTCCTCAACACCGGCTTCTCGCCCCGGACCCGGGACAGCCTGCTGGCTTCCCTCGGCTGGCAGGACCTCGCCGACGAGGTGCTCTCACCCGCCGACGCGGGCCGCGGCCGCCCGTACCCCGACATGGTGCTCACCGCGCTCCTGCGCACCGGGACGCCCTCCGTCCACCACACCGTGGTCGTCGGCGACACCCCGTACGACATCGAGGCGGGCCTGCGCGCCGGAGCCGGGCTGGTGGTCGCCGTGCTGACCGGCGCCCACACCGAACCCCAGCTGCGCGCAGCCGGCGCGCACTACGTCATCGACTCCGTCCGCCGCCTGCCGGACATCCTGCGCGGCAGCTGA
- a CDS encoding sugar porter family MFS transporter has product MAETAPLTDAPQRGGKAVGISIAAAVGGFLFGFDSSVINGAVDALSSHFHLGTFLSGFVVSIALLGCAVGAWYAGRLADSWGRRRVMVLGAVMFVISSVGSATAFSVPDLMVWRVVGGLAIGVASVIAPAYISEVAPAKGRGALGSLQQLAITIGQLVVLSSNKGLAGAAGGASQNLWFGMAAWRWMFLIGVIPALVYGLLAMLIPESPRYLVLKGEYGKAAGVLKRVTGESDPDSKVEEIRETLNKEHRSTFADIRGKRFGLHPLVWVGIIMAAFQQLVGINAIFYYSTTLWKSVGFSESNSFTTSVITAGINVVMTVVAMLFVDRVGRRRLLTIGSLGMFLSLLLTAVAFSQQHGSGNHVSLPGPYGPLALVGANAFVVFFALSWGPILWIMLAEMFPNRMRAMALAIGTASNWIFNFIVTFAFEPMTRQVGLSWLYGTFAFFALASFFFVRGKVPETKQRELESMTGETYRRPAAGQAPV; this is encoded by the coding sequence ATGGCGGAGACGGCTCCCCTCACAGACGCACCCCAACGTGGCGGTAAAGCTGTAGGCATCTCCATTGCCGCCGCGGTCGGCGGTTTTCTTTTCGGCTTCGACTCGTCCGTCATCAACGGCGCGGTCGACGCTCTGAGCTCGCATTTCCATCTCGGCACGTTCCTCTCCGGCTTTGTCGTCTCCATCGCTCTGCTGGGCTGCGCGGTCGGCGCCTGGTACGCGGGGCGGCTGGCGGACAGCTGGGGACGCCGGCGCGTGATGGTGCTGGGCGCGGTGATGTTCGTCATCAGCTCCGTGGGGTCGGCCACCGCCTTCTCCGTACCCGATCTCATGGTGTGGCGGGTGGTCGGCGGGCTGGCCATCGGCGTCGCCTCCGTGATCGCGCCGGCGTACATCTCCGAGGTGGCGCCCGCGAAGGGGCGCGGCGCTCTCGGATCCCTGCAGCAGCTGGCGATCACCATCGGTCAGCTGGTGGTGCTCAGCTCCAACAAGGGCCTGGCCGGCGCAGCGGGCGGCGCCTCGCAGAACCTGTGGTTCGGCATGGCGGCCTGGCGCTGGATGTTCCTGATCGGTGTCATCCCGGCACTGGTGTACGGCCTGCTGGCCATGCTGATCCCGGAATCCCCCCGCTACCTGGTACTCAAGGGCGAGTACGGCAAGGCGGCCGGTGTGCTGAAGCGGGTGACCGGCGAGAGCGACCCCGACAGCAAGGTCGAGGAGATCCGGGAGACTCTGAACAAGGAGCACCGCAGTACGTTCGCGGACATCCGCGGCAAGCGGTTCGGCCTCCACCCGCTGGTCTGGGTCGGCATCATCATGGCCGCGTTCCAGCAACTGGTCGGCATCAACGCGATCTTCTACTACTCGACCACCCTCTGGAAGTCGGTCGGATTCAGCGAGTCCAACTCGTTCACCACCTCGGTGATCACCGCGGGGATCAATGTGGTGATGACCGTGGTCGCCATGCTCTTCGTGGACCGGGTCGGCCGCCGCCGGCTGCTCACCATCGGCTCCCTCGGCATGTTCCTGTCGCTGCTGCTCACCGCGGTGGCCTTCTCCCAGCAGCACGGCAGCGGAAACCATGTGTCGCTGCCCGGCCCCTACGGGCCGCTGGCGCTCGTGGGCGCGAACGCCTTCGTCGTCTTCTTCGCGCTCTCGTGGGGCCCGATCCTGTGGATCATGCTGGCCGAGATGTTCCCGAACCGGATGCGTGCGATGGCGCTGGCCATCGGCACCGCGTCCAACTGGATCTTCAACTTCATCGTCACCTTCGCTTTCGAGCCGATGACCCGCCAGGTCGGCCTCTCCTGGCTGTACGGCACGTTCGCCTTCTTCGCCCTCGCCTCGTTCTTCTTCGTACGCGGCAAGGTCCCGGAGACGAAGCAGCGGGAGCTGGAATCGATGACGGGCGAGACCTACCGGCGTCCGGCAGCCGGGCAGGCGCCGGTCTGA
- a CDS encoding dihydrodipicolinate synthase family protein → MALTAPLRGVVPPVCTPLDATGEIDTGSLSRLVEHLIGGGVHGLFALGSTSEVAYLTDAQRATVLETVVRTAAGRVPVLAGVIDTTTARVIDHAQVAARLGADALVATAPFYTRTHPREIAAHFRRIRASVELPLFAYDLPVSVHSKLSASLVRELAEDGTLAGLKDSSGDEGGLRRLLVELGGRDGRSQGPVPRFSILTGSELTVDAALLAGADGVVPGIGNVDPAAYVRLYEAARAGDWTLAAKEQERLVSLFDIVDVGPEADMGRSSSALGSFKGALRLLGVIACGDTAFPQVQLDAESVALIAERLRAAGLTPSR, encoded by the coding sequence ATGGCCCTGACCGCCCCCCTTCGTGGGGTCGTACCGCCCGTCTGCACCCCGCTCGACGCCACCGGGGAGATCGACACCGGCTCGCTCTCCCGCCTGGTCGAGCACCTCATCGGCGGAGGCGTGCACGGTCTGTTCGCGCTGGGCTCGACCAGCGAGGTCGCGTACCTCACCGACGCTCAGCGCGCGACGGTCCTGGAGACCGTGGTCCGCACGGCCGCCGGCCGGGTCCCGGTGCTCGCCGGTGTCATCGACACCACCACCGCCCGGGTGATCGACCACGCACAGGTCGCGGCCCGGCTCGGCGCGGACGCGCTCGTCGCCACGGCGCCCTTCTACACACGCACCCACCCACGGGAGATCGCCGCCCACTTCCGGCGTATCCGGGCGAGCGTCGAGCTGCCGCTGTTCGCGTACGACCTTCCGGTCTCGGTGCACAGCAAGCTCTCCGCTTCCCTGGTGCGCGAGCTCGCCGAGGACGGCACCCTGGCCGGGCTCAAGGACAGCAGCGGCGACGAGGGCGGGCTGCGCCGCCTGCTCGTCGAACTCGGCGGCCGGGACGGCCGGAGTCAGGGCCCCGTCCCCCGCTTCAGCATCCTCACGGGCTCCGAACTCACCGTCGACGCCGCGCTGCTGGCCGGCGCCGACGGTGTCGTACCCGGCATCGGCAATGTCGACCCCGCGGCCTATGTGCGGCTGTACGAGGCCGCACGCGCCGGTGACTGGACGCTGGCCGCCAAGGAGCAGGAGCGGCTCGTCTCGCTCTTCGACATCGTGGACGTGGGCCCGGAAGCCGACATGGGGCGCAGCTCCTCGGCGCTCGGCTCCTTCAAGGGCGCCCTGCGGCTCCTCGGAGTCATCGCGTGCGGGGACACCGCGTTCCCGCAGGTCCAGCTCGACGCCGAATCCGTCGCGCTCATCGCCGAGCGGCTGCGCGCGGCCGGACTCACCCCGTCCCGATGA
- a CDS encoding sialate:H+ symport family MFS transporter has translation MQNKTQAPLPWYREVSRTQWKSFLAAWIGYVLDGFDFVVITLVLTEISADFHLSTVQAASLVSAAFITRWLGGAVLGALGDRYGRKLSMIVSILLYSLGTFACGLSWDYISLFVARLAIGMGMAGEYSASATYAMESWPARLRNRASGFLISGFSVGSVLAAQAYKWIVPALGWRWMFYIGLVPIVVALWLRRALPEAPEWSESVKEKTARPNPFRPLFATPALATVNTVLVVVATVTLFAVFTPTGAGLVPVLSVLAGISLLALAVQLGGRRSWLLYVSMIVTIFFAFLYTWPIQALLPTYLKTELGYSPSQVSDALFFAGFGTMAGCWLAGFVGDWIGTRKAYAFTLLASMVFVFPVFAVRHNLLLLGGLLFVLQALSFGISGLLPRYIGGHFPTEGRAAALGFTYNVGALGGAVAPVLGAHLASGMPLGRALAVLTFGGTVLVVLLVGFDVPARLNRLTDPGGVHDHLAADLPGAPLSPLPEQARTRA, from the coding sequence GTGCAGAACAAGACCCAAGCCCCGCTCCCCTGGTACCGCGAGGTGTCCCGCACCCAGTGGAAGTCGTTCCTCGCCGCCTGGATCGGCTATGTCCTGGACGGCTTCGACTTCGTCGTCATCACCCTGGTCCTCACCGAGATCAGCGCCGACTTCCATCTGAGCACGGTGCAGGCCGCCAGCCTGGTGTCCGCCGCGTTCATCACCCGCTGGCTCGGCGGAGCCGTACTCGGCGCCCTGGGCGACCGGTACGGGCGCAAGCTGTCGATGATCGTGAGCATCCTGCTCTACTCACTCGGCACCTTCGCCTGCGGTCTTTCGTGGGACTACATCAGCCTGTTCGTCGCGCGCCTCGCGATCGGCATGGGCATGGCCGGTGAATACAGCGCAAGCGCCACGTACGCCATGGAGAGCTGGCCCGCGCGGCTGCGCAACCGGGCGAGCGGCTTCCTGATCTCGGGCTTCTCCGTGGGTTCGGTGCTGGCCGCCCAGGCGTACAAGTGGATCGTTCCGGCGCTGGGCTGGCGCTGGATGTTCTACATCGGCCTGGTGCCGATCGTGGTCGCCCTGTGGCTGCGGCGCGCCCTGCCCGAGGCCCCGGAGTGGAGCGAGTCGGTCAAGGAGAAGACGGCGAGGCCCAATCCGTTCCGCCCGCTCTTCGCCACGCCGGCCCTGGCCACGGTCAACACGGTGCTGGTCGTCGTCGCGACCGTCACCCTGTTCGCCGTCTTCACCCCGACCGGTGCGGGGCTCGTACCAGTCCTCTCGGTCCTGGCGGGGATAAGCCTGCTCGCCCTCGCGGTGCAGCTGGGCGGCAGGCGCAGCTGGCTGCTGTACGTGTCGATGATCGTGACCATCTTCTTCGCCTTCCTCTACACGTGGCCCATCCAGGCGCTGCTGCCGACGTATCTCAAGACCGAACTGGGCTACTCACCGAGCCAGGTCAGTGACGCCCTGTTCTTCGCCGGGTTCGGCACGATGGCCGGCTGCTGGCTCGCCGGATTCGTCGGGGACTGGATCGGCACGAGGAAGGCGTACGCGTTCACGCTGCTGGCGTCGATGGTCTTCGTCTTCCCGGTGTTCGCAGTCCGCCACAACCTGCTGCTGCTCGGCGGACTGCTGTTCGTGCTCCAGGCCCTCAGTTTCGGTATCTCCGGGCTGCTGCCGCGCTACATCGGCGGCCACTTCCCGACCGAGGGCCGGGCCGCTGCGCTCGGTTTCACCTACAACGTCGGCGCGCTGGGCGGTGCGGTGGCTCCGGTCCTGGGCGCGCATCTGGCTTCGGGTATGCCGCTCGGCCGCGCCCTCGCGGTGCTGACCTTCGGGGGTACGGTCCTGGTCGTCCTGCTGGTCGGCTTCGATGTGCCGGCGCGGCTCAACCGGCTGACGGACCCGGGGGGCGTCCATGACCACCTGGCCGCGGATCTGCCCGGTGCGCCGCTCTCCCCGCTGCCCGAGCAGGCGCGGACCCGGGCCTGA